The Solanum pennellii chromosome 4, SPENNV200 genomic interval ataacaataataattatttgtttatttatttattatgaatatatttggACAAACTTAGGTTTTTAGGGTTTTAGCATACATATAGCTTCTTCTACAGACGAGCAAAAATCGAGTTCGAGAAAACACTATCTGTGCCGGCGATTGCTTTTTTTGGATAACAATGGGGAAGAAGAAGTTCATCGACAAGAAGAAATCAGCTACTTTTCAGTTATTCGCCTGTGATTCATCGGATCCAGCTTACGAATCCGGCTCCTCCGGCGCCGACAGAGTGTTCGTCAGAGTTGACAACAATACATCCTATTCAGTCGATGCCTTTCACTCCTACGATCAATTTAACCCAGATGACCCGAATTCGATTTACGCTGATGCTCCAGAAGATGAAGAGGCGTACAATGGATGGGCAGCCGGGTATTCGGGTACTGGAAATCAAGCTGTGATGTTACCTGATAATGTAAGAAAGGAGATATTGGAGCTAGGGTTTCCTGATGATGGGTATAATTACTTACATCACTTGAGGGAGATTAAGAACACTGGTGGAGGCTCTGCTTATTATGAGAATCCCAAGGCTAAGCTTACTGAGCTTCCTCGTGATGTGAAGGTTTGTTAATTctatgaattttgtatttttttttttactttttctgcCTAAAAATGTTAGCTTTGGTTGAATTAGTATTATTCTGTATCATAATTATGTAGAATTAGCATTATTTGTTTTGTATGTGAGTTTCAATGGAGTAACACTAAGGATTAAAATTTAGTCAACCCCAATTTGTTTGAACTGAGTTTAATTGTAGACTTTTAGTTGTATTATATGGAAGTAGTATTAGGATTTCAGCTTTGGTTGAATTATTATAGTGATACAATCAACTATGCCTCAATTCCCTTTTAGTTGGCGGTGTATAAAAATCCTTTATGAGTATAATTCATGATAATGATTACGTTGGTTCGTGTCAGTATACTTATTGaatgaaaggaaaaacaaagaattgattaataatttttaaagacAGTAGCTTTGTGGCTCATCTTTTCTAGTTAACAAATGTATGGTTTTGGATAGGCATATGATGCTTCAAGAGTCGCGGTTGCAAAAGTGGATGATGATTTCAATGAGAAGTATGTATACAATGTGGCAGCCAAGACGGTAGGGGTAAGAGTTCAGAAGGCAGTGGATCCTGAAGTTGCTGCTTTGCTAGATGACAGTGATTTGTCACGTTTTGGGTCTGATGATGAGGATTTAGAGTTGGAAGAAGATTTTGTTATCACGGCAAACCTACCCGATGGGGCAGATAATGTGGAACTTGACAAGAATTTAAGGTTGCTAGAGAGATCAGATGTTGACAAAGTAGGAAGCAATGATACGGCTGGACATGTGCAGAGAAATGAGGCCAAATTTGCGACTATTGAAGAGAAGCCAAGAGCACGCCGCCCTCTGGATGAACAGTTTGATATGGTAAGCTGTTTGTTTCtcctatattttctttttctttttgttcaaaTCTATAGTTTTCTTCACGTGAATTTTTACAAGCCCGATTACGACttaaaagagagaaatatgactcccccacaaaaaaaaaaaaggtgaggCTAAAGTGACCATAAGTGTGTTATAAGAGAACATCGGCCCATGATAAATGAATTGGTCTAGTTTGCCCTTTTTCTGGTAATGTGGTCCAGTCCATTTGGTGCTCACCTCAATCAACtcattgaaatattttctaatttctaCCTTGCACTTGTTGAGCTCAAATTTCCCTTCTAAAAGAAAATGTTTCTATCTTGCAACTAGCACAGGTATTTGGTAGCTCTTCCTTTGTCTTAGGTAGATGGGGTTTACCTAGTCATAGTGGGGAGGCTGAGGAGCAATGTAGAATAGTGGAGGTGTGCGCAAGTTTCTATCTTTGATAGATAGGCCACCTTATTAGGTCTGAATTTGCAGCATctgctttaaaaatatttttccaagacattgtttctttttgaaattctttttctCCTAGTGCTTTACTCGATAATAGAGGCAATCTAAGCCACCTTTTGCGTGTCTTATCATAGTAATTGCTTGTAAGATCTTTTACTATCCTTTATCAGTGTCAACTGATATAACTTCACATACATGTACAGATGGCATGTTTTCAGCTGAAATTGAGTTGAAACATTCGTTTTTTGATAAGGTAAAGGTTAGCAgagaatgaaattattttagtCTTTGTTATAGGTATCAAGTATTTCCACTAAAGCTCATCTTTTCCCTCAAAATGACTTCTAAGTAGTACATACAGTTAGGTTTAAACTATTATTATCCAATAGATTATATGGATTTTCATGCCATTTATCTTTGCTTAATCTAATTTATTCAGCAAGCTGTTAGAATCATTCCTCGAGCTTTTTGTTCTGATGACTGGTTTCATACCATGGTTGCATCATCATTGggcttgaaaaaaattattagtcgTTATGGGCTGAAAGAGGAAATATTTTGTCTTGCATCATTGAATGAAGCCATAAGCATGTGTTAATTTGTATGTttagattatttatattttcagtCCTAAGTTGCTTCTTGGTTTTAGGGTAATTGCATTAGCTTATAATGTGTGTAGTttgattaatatgtatttttgtagTATTTTCTGCAGTGTTTGTTTCTTTAGGTTGTTAATGTGTATGAATTTCCATGTTTAGATTTTGAGTCTACTTGTCTTTAGGTAGATGAATAAGATAGTCTGCTTATAGTAGATCTCCTTGTAAATTTAGCACCACTGTTAAGAAATGTGAAGTCTCTTTGTAAGTTTTTTATTCACTAGAGAGTTGATAATTTTAcatttgttgttgtttcttCATGATTAAGACAATGTCCGTTCTtctttattgatatttttgattGAAAGTTTTCTTGTCTCTGTCTTGCATCTCATCTTCTCAGCTTGAACTTGAAGAGTATGGATCTGATACCGAAGAAGAATATGATGGTGATATGATTGAGGAAAATGAATGTCACGAATCCCTTGCAGAAAAGCTTAATCATGCATTTAAGGAGCGTGCCATTGATGGCTTGGAACTCAATAATTATGGACCAGATAATGCGGAATTGCTTGAACCTGAAGCTGATGTCATAAACCGGTGCAGAGAATATGCAGAGAAGTATGAAAATGAAGGTCCAGCGGAAGAAACAGCTATTTTTGATGAAAGCAGCAGTGACTCAGAAGTATGGGATTGTGAAACTATAGTGTCAACGTATTCAAATCTTGATAACCACCCTGGAAAAATTGTAGCTCCTGAAGCAAGGAGAAAAAAGTTGCTCCCTGCTATTTCTGAAGCTTCACCTATAATATCCCTTAAAGGAAAAGCAAATCTTCCTGTAGACTATTTGCCTAGCAAGGGAAAGCATGCCTTGCTAAAGGAGGATAAGAAAAAGCAAGGTTCAGAAAAGGAGGGAAAGGACAACTCAATGAAGGAGCAGCTCAAAAGAAAGCAACATGGCCAAGAGTCAAaggaggaaaagaaagaaagaaaggtcAATTgttttgtatatcaatatttttttattgtggaATTGTATTGCTCGATATCTCTCCTCTGCTGAGCTCGTTTTTACTTTGCCTAGTCCTTTTGGATTTACTTTTTCTTCTCAATCGTACATAAAAAATCTGATATAATGTTTTAACATTGAGGTTCTACCTTTTCAGGCTGCTGTGAAGGAAGAACGACGTGAGGCGCGCCGTATGAAAAAAGAAACGAAGGAGCTATATAAGTGTGAAGCACAGCGTGCCCAGAAGGTTGCTGCTTTTACCGGACCATCTGCCATACATCTCATGTGAGTGTCCCTTCAGAATTTTTGTCAAAATCTGGCAACATATAAATGCCTTTGTAGTTTTGTACGTCTGAATTTAGGGAGAAGTCACGTGTCTCCATGGTTTTGTAATTCTGATGGAAAAGTGAGCAAGTTGCTAGGGCGTTGGATGAAGTTTTGGTTGGATCCTTGGTGCTTTGTTCAGCTTTGCTTAGGGGGTGCAATCACTAGAGTCCATGTCCTATTTGTAGACAACTTCTTCCTTCTTTCCTACCATTAAATTCTAACGTCTTTCTAATCAATTTCTTCCATGTCATCCTTGCTGAAATTTTCTTTCCGATAGAAGTATAGCTGTCCCCGAGTTAGTGTTCACAACCCCTTGTATCAGGCTTatacttttgaaattttctttggTGTTAAGCTCATTGTTTTTCCCCAATTGCAAAGAGGTGGCCCGCAGGCTAGTTCAAGAACTCTAAATACTCGTGCTCCCATGTTTATTGGTTCTAATCCAGAGAAACTTTAATTCACTACAGCATTGCAGTTACTCTGTTAACAACCCAAAAAACCATGAAGTTTGAAATGCTATGTTAAGAACCATGGAAACCAGGTCTCATAAAAAAAGAACCATGAACCAGACACCATTAACTTTAGGCGCTTTTGACATTTTAACTGACAAGTAGCTAGATGGTAACGTATACAGAAGATTTTGTCTATAGTCTAGCAATCCAAATCCAATTCTCAACTACAATCCATTCTATTATGTCTTAATGGCTATTTTCTTGCCCCTTTAACTCAAAGCAATAATTTAACAAGAAGGTACTGAATGTAGTTTTTCGTTggcttcaaaattcaaaattcaaaatttcctGATGGCAATTTACCAATGAAAATATCTGGTTGTGTTTCGCATTTAACAGTGGAGTAGTTTGTGGTTTCAAAAGAAAACTGATATAATCTTCGGTCTGTTTATTCTCTCACAGGTGACATTGTTTCGGTTGTGTACTTTAAAGTAAGAGCCTTTGCAGCTGTAGTTGATCCTCTATTGCACCCAAAATGGGAGCTGTTGGTTGACACGTTCTTTAAACATCAAGACGATGTGGGAAAGCTTTTCTACTCTTAGATGGTATATAATACATGATAGATCCTCGAAACAGTTCTCAGCTACATAACGTATGTGTGTGGCCAAGCAGAGTTGcaattttgatgaatatttactGTTTAATTGGTGGAGTAT includes:
- the LOC107018387 gene encoding protein LTV1 homolog — encoded protein: MGKKKFIDKKKSATFQLFACDSSDPAYESGSSGADRVFVRVDNNTSYSVDAFHSYDQFNPDDPNSIYADAPEDEEAYNGWAAGYSGTGNQAVMLPDNVRKEILELGFPDDGYNYLHHLREIKNTGGGSAYYENPKAKLTELPRDVKAYDASRVAVAKVDDDFNEKYVYNVAAKTVGVRVQKAVDPEVAALLDDSDLSRFGSDDEDLELEEDFVITANLPDGADNVELDKNLRLLERSDVDKVGSNDTAGHVQRNEAKFATIEEKPRARRPLDEQFDMLELEEYGSDTEEEYDGDMIEENECHESLAEKLNHAFKERAIDGLELNNYGPDNAELLEPEADVINRCREYAEKYENEGPAEETAIFDESSSDSEVWDCETIVSTYSNLDNHPGKIVAPEARRKKLLPAISEASPIISLKGKANLPVDYLPSKGKHALLKEDKKKQGSEKEGKDNSMKEQLKRKQHGQESKEEKKERKAAVKEERREARRMKKETKELYKCEAQRAQKVAAFTGPSAIHLM